A window of Phragmites australis chromosome 15, lpPhrAust1.1, whole genome shotgun sequence genomic DNA:
GTCAGAAACAGAACACAATTAATTTTAGTGATTCAGTATTCATATTTACCTCTATGATAGATCATAAGTCAGAAACAGAACACGATTAATTTTAGCGATTCAGTAGTCATATTTACCTCCTATATATGTCCATTGTTTCAAATTACAAGCCTATATATAGGCAGCAGAGAATAGTAGTTACTCATCATAACACAAGCTAAGAAGTATTTATGCCCCTCTAAATTATCCAATAATAAGTCAAGAGGTCAAAGTAAAAGAGCAGATGAAACTAGCTTGGGCCTTGGCTCTAAGAGTCAATAATCAACCAAACTTAAGTTCATGCAACTTCAGGGTAACCTATAAAGTTAGATGGTACATGTCAACAAAAGTAGCTGAAAATAATATTTTGGAAACACAAAAACATCCATTGCAACATTTTCATTGTTAGCTGCATACAAGTTGAACTTTTAACTACATGATAATGGCCGGTAACATCATAATAACAGCAACCTGTGAAAAATATCCCTGGAATGCTGAACTATGTAAAGGTGTAAGATCAACACCAAAAAAGTTGTGCTGCTGCCAAAAGAGAGCCTGCAAGCACACAGAACCCAAATATTAGACTGCACCGTATGAGAGAGACCTGGGACTAAAATAAAGACACACGCCAAGAGATAATTACTTCACAAAGAGAAAGTGTCCCAAGTTGCCTTGTCAAAAAACAACATAATCAAAAAGACAGATCTTTTCACAACGAATAGAACACTGCTAGGAAAGCGAACAAGATGGCAACATAGATAACAAATCAATGATCGATAAGCAAAAGTGCTGCCAAAGTAAGGTTACCagataaaaacataaatatcCTAGCAAATGTGCCAAAGATGGCAGTTGGTGCCCATTACATGACAAATATGTTGCTTTCTTGTATTAGCTCCGTGTCAAGTTTAAGACAGCACACTGATGTATTTTTAAGTTGAGTGTGTGTACACTCACTAAATCCTGACGACAGTGCCCAACGCCCCAACTATAAAAGAAAGAATGGACAAGCAATATCTTCCTTATTGAAACCCTAGGGAGGTTTTTTCATAGACATTTTTTAATATTGGATGGGTGGCTAATTGGATCCTAAAGATCAACCGAGGCTTTATTTCTgcaattaattatcaaaagggaAGATGAACAAAAGATTACAGCAATTCGACAGGCTCAAAATCCCTGTGATGCTTCAGATAAGTTAAGGATGTCCGCATATACACTCAATGTTCACCTAGATGCTAGACATAGACAGTCAGTCACCCTGTGACTAGCGGCTAGGCTGATGACGACCAGGCAGTCTAGACGAGTTTGTACTCTAGCagcaaaaatgcaaataaatatattttcaagTGAGATTTGAGGCATACCTTCTAAAGATAGAAATGCAACTTCAAACATCCATTGTCCTCTAGTTCATCAATCAATGATCATCATAACACAGAAGAAGCAGAGCAAAGCACACACCACACACACAAGGAGACGATGCCCATGTTGCGGGTTCTGGACCAATGCCAGAGCCAGCCGTGGCAGTCGCAGCGCGGGCTGCTGAAGCGCATCGTCTGAGGGGAGTAGAGGTAGAGCATAGATCCGATGGAGGAGGATACATAGATATGAGGATTAGAGCTAGTACCTGTCTATGGCAGGGGATTTGCGGAACAAACGGGTGATGGTGCAAGCGCCAACGATGGCGTGGGCGCGTCAACGGGCAACGGCTCAGACGTGGCCGTGGGTGACGGCTCATACGAAGCCATGGGCTTAGGTGACCAGCAACGGCTCGGACGAGGCCGTGGGTGCATGCGACGGCACAGGTGATGGCGCAGGCGCGGGCGTGGGGGTTGCAACCGGCGGCGCTGCCACaaatgagaggagaggagagagacgaATGGGGAATGGATGGATTAGTTTAGGTTTTGTGCGGTGCGGGAATAGTTTCGTGGCCGAAATTTGGTCCCACGCGCGGCCAAAACAAACCTCCTGCGCGGATCGACCAGGCGCCAAACTCTACATCGCCAAGACGGCAGCCTAGTTGTGCGCGTAGCTGACTAGTCGCATCCAACCACCGTCTAGATTCACTGACTAGTCCGTCTTTGACCAGAGTTGACCGTCTATACGGTCTAGCCATCTAGAGTTGAGTCTAGGCCCTAGATTGGACGCCGAGGCTTCGACTAGCAACTAGTCATCGTCTAGACGCGCTAGACGATCGTCTACACGAACATTGTATACACTTTAATCTAGTGACGCAACACTGGACTTCAAGCCCCCGTCAAGGCAATATTGCTACTTAAAAGCATTGTACGCATGAAATCGAGCCTTCAGCTCTTCGCAGATCTCATGAATAAGAAAGATTGAGTATGCAACATCATGAACAGGTGTTATTCCCTCTTATATTAAGGATCAACAAGAACAGAAAAGTAAATACACTACAGCAAAAATGAACTCCATagttgcatttgcatatgctaGTTTACAATAATATTAACAAAGCATCATGAAAGGTAGTAGACAACAAGAATGTAAGGAAAAACTTGCGAGGATTTAGTACCTTGTTTGCCATTTCAACATAAAGGTATTCATCAGAAAACGGAGCCATGTGAATCCTAGAAATATTCAAGACATCAAATAGCAATGAGTAATTTTGAAATACCAAAGGCCGAACAAAAAAAGAACCAATGAACTATATGCATTGACTGTGAGCTCATCACTTGGAATGTTATTAGACTGATTGTAAAAACATTAAACTCCTATGTTTCCAAAAAAGATCCCTCGCTTCCTTCTTGAAAAAGAACAGTATATGATCTCTTAATCACATTCCAATCCCACCCTAAAGACTCTGAATCAGAACATTCAAATGGCATCCTTTCAATGTGGGTTTCCCATGGGCCTAGGATGACTTCAACTCCACAAGTGCATACTGTCAAACTGAATGACTATACATGTGACTCCTCATTATCAACAGGCAAAAAACAACATTACCAAACCACCGGTCTGACTACAAGGTCCAAACATATCTCAGAACCTTAGGAAGCAAAGCGCCAGCAAATCTTGCTATAGTATATACATGTAACTGAACCGGAGAAATGGATAGCATGTTCCAAGTCTAAGACGACACACATATGTACTTTGGTGACTCAATAACAGTTCTTACTGCATGACACACATAATGTTTTGACgatttacaaatattttaacATTCCCAAGCCATGGGGAGAGAAGCCAACAATGCGATATGTTGTGAAGTTGCACAAggatagaaaaaagagaaactTGTGTAAAGGTGAAAATCCAGGAAACAGGTAGTACAAGCAGGATGTAAACTAAATGCAAACAGCCAGTTGAGAAATGTCTGATGAAATGGAAAGAATGACTAATTAAGCGCACAATAAATAATCATGCAAATAGTTGGAAACCATATTGCCTTTTGATTTAACAAGTGAATTGAAAACAACTGCAGACTATCCAGATCCCAGAGCAATTTAAATTTTCTATATAACTCTTGATAGCATACATACCTTCCTGTTGTTGGAAACATTTTACCATCTGGAGCAAGGAATCTGTCTCTAGCTATAACATAGGACTCCAGCATCCTCTCATTAACCAAAAGGGTTCCTAAAAGCAATGGAGCACAAAGAAATCACTAACAGACTATCTAATATAGAAAAAGGTGGATCATGGTATATTATTActcctaaaaaaattctaagtaGACTGTCAAAATTAGAATTTTGTACACAAAAGTCTACTAATCCAGTGAGTAAAATAAATTACACAAATGAATGATTCTTCTGTCAAAAACAATAGATTAGACTAAATTTAAATACTTGATtcattcaaaatatttaatcttTCCAAGCATGACTATGCCTGACTATGTTTAATGGAATACTTTGCGCATTTCTATATTACTTGGAGAATGGTCATTTTTGTGCAAGTCGTTTTGGTTTTAcaatattttagaaaatagtatAAACTTAAATATAAACTAAGAATTTTTAGTTAAACAGTGATGTAGGATAGCTTCTGAGTCTTTGGTGTTTGGGCACTGCCACAACATCCAGAAAACCACATTTTTCTACCAATTAACCAAATTAGTTTATTGTCAAGCAAATGTAAAGTCTTATCAAAATTGTTCCAAAAGGTGTATTAACAAGGAAATAAGTTCTAGATCACATTCCCAGACTCAAGCAATAATAGTGAAACATTAAAAATATCAGCTGGTGTAGCTTGGGCATTCAACTCTCCAATAGACTCAATAAATGGTGCCTAATGAAAGTGACATCATTGTCACTTATCCTAGGCTATTACCAACTGGCCACTGCTAATACAAAGGACCTGTAAAATGGAAGACAATTCTAACAAATAGGTTAAACAGATGATAGCAACCTActgatatattttcattacCTACCTGCAAAAACTGTGAATACCATAATACATAACAAGACATTAATGTACGACATACAGGCAGAAGAAACAGGATTGTAGGATATCTACAGAGATATCAGAGAAAAACGATCGAAACACTGCAGAAAATATAACGGAGTGCCATACCCATAGGCTCGGAAATCAGTATGTCAGCTTTCTCTGGAAGTTCAACTTCCTCGACTTTGCCTTTGATGACCTAGTCAGGAGGGGGTACAGTATCAGTTGAGATCAAAGGTAACAAAAAAGGGTTCAGATCCAAGGGATACAAAACAAACCGTGATCCGCCGTCCAAGAGATGGGTTACCAAAGATTAAGCGTTGAGCATGTTCAGCCATTTCAGATGCCTCAACTGCATAGACATGTCTGGCACCAGCCTAACATTAACATACCAAACACCATCTGTCATGTTATATCAGacagagaagaaagagagatagCGGAAGTTTAAAGTgcacctgggcagcaaatagcgAAAGAATACCACTACCAGCTCCAACATCGACCACAACTCGACCCTCAAAGTCAGATCGATTTTCCATTACAGCAGCATAGTATGTTCCTGAAGGGAAAGAATGTGCACTATCTCATTAATATTTACGCAGAAAGGTGAGTATCATGACATTCTGTGGATAGGGGAATAGAATGAACTGAGAACTTTCGGTGAAAATGTGACCTGTCCTCACAAAATCCTGTAACATATTTTGCTGATGTAATAGCTGGCCATAGTAGTGGAAATACATCTTTGCTGACGATGCCTCAATTTTTACATCAAATTTGCTTTTCGAAGCAATGATTGATCCATTCTCTAACGACTCGCCTGTCATATAAGGACCAATAAGCATTCTTGAATTAGAGAGAAGGAAATTTGTTAATTTTGTGGCATCCCTGTTGGTATAAGTTATGCGAACAACATATTTGATGTATGTTTATCTTCCGTTTTAAAGCTCTGCAGGTTTAGAGTGTTCATGCAGCTTCTCCAAAATAAACGCATCAAATTAAACACAGCTAAATCTGATTGATAGAATGACAGATATTCTCTGGTGGATCTGTCTGCGCAGACACAAAGCAAAAAATGTGCTGGTTCTGTGAATGTAACACAACATTCCATCATAAAGGCACAATTAGAATTTGTACGGGAATGAAATTCTGATATTTTATCAGATTGTACGTTAGATGAGCGTTTGAAACCACTGTGCAATTCAGTATGTACTCTAAAATCCACTAGTACTCAGGGCAATTGTTTCACTCTTATATGATGCAAATATGGAGAGATACAATTAGTGCTATGTATGTGGCTATTAAAACTAACATTAAGGTAATGACTCGGAAATAATGCAACAAAACATGCTACTGAAATTATCCGAAACAAGTAATGAAAGGACAAACCAGCTTTTCCACTAATCACTCGGTGTTTCCATCGTTGAAAAGCTAAAGAGAAGGCTGTGCTCTCAGCTTCTGTCCTAAGAACAACTTTAATTGCTCTTGAAAATGACTTCTGCCTCAAAGAATTGAGAGTTAACATGAAGCCATTTAATATGCACCCCAAGAAAGTTCTAATGTACAAGGACAAACAGTGATATTCAAATTCACATATTAACTTTACCTTCAGTCCAAAGTAAGGGATTTATGAATTAAGTTGTTAATAGTCCAGCAAGAATGGAAAAGGAGTGTTAAACATCATGCATGCACCTTTGTCATGTGAACAGAAGAAACCGCTTCTCGAAGTGTTATTTAGGTTCTATTTCAGGAAAGGTAGAGTACTATCAACTGCTCCATGCTTCATTTGTCAAAAGCATCGACATATCCTTTGCAGACGGAAACAAAAGTTCCAATGTACACTTGTCATCCAGATCTGAAGCTACATTCAACTACACTGAGAAATATTGATCATTTTATATAAAGAAGGGGGGATTTCCAGCTTTGCCCTATTCATCTAGTATTGATTTAGTCGGGATTGGAAGAGAATATGCCCAGAAAAATTGTGTTCTGCAAACTGAATGCAATGCAATGGAACCTGCCATATTGGTGTTATGCTACGCAACTAGTAATTCCACAAGGTCAGCACAACTGCACAAGCAACACTTACATCCTTACATCGGAAGCCCAGTGCAGAATGTACAATTCGACCAAACAGAAGCACAAATTTAACATACAACCCGTGGAAACAACAGAAGAGTACCTCCTCcacgccagccttggcctccgACTCGTCGCTCACGCACAGCCACTCCCTCGGCCCCAGTTTAAATATctgcaaaaacataaataatttattgttCAATCGCATGAAAGCCGCACACACCTCCCAAAACCACACCAAATCGAGCCAAATGACACCCAGAGACAGCACACCGCGCCACTCCACTTCCCCCAAATCACTTCCACTGAGATCACGGCGTCTACCTGCCCGTCGGAGAGGTCGACCTCTACCGTCGGCTCCACCTCGGGCTTCCCAGTCTTCACGAGGCTGAGGCGCGGGCCCCCGGTGGCGGCGTTGACCCCGAACGCGGCCGTGGCCCCgtccgccgccggcgcggcggcggctgctgagACGTCGGAGAAGGAGACGTTGGGGAACACGTCCGGCGACGCCATTGCGCTCTGACCCCGGGATCGGGGAGGCCGCCTAgggtttgggggggggggggggcggaggcGGGCGGGGGCCGcggggctagggttttggggggCGGGAGGGTGGCTTTGCTCGCGTGGAGGGCGACCTGCTGCGGTTCGCAGTTTGTACGCGTGGGTGGACCGGAGGCTGCACAGTCGCGACCTGTACCAGTGCAGTTTTTTAGTACTTTTTTATATGCGGGAGGGCACGCCGCCAAAGTCCAGACTAACGAGCGTTTGGGCCACGGGTCAGTGATATATGTCACGTGCGAGTTTGTCACTTCAAAACCGTGCGAGTTTGTTAAATTCCTCCGTCTTAATTGgagtctttttatttttatatttttaaatccgaaaattataaatatatatgtttattttaaaattttgcaatctatacttaaaaataaaaacacagTGTTATAATGCTctctaaatttaaaaaattatcgaAATGgtcatgaaaaattatgaaaaaaaatgtgGTTTCATCTggctctcaaaaaaaaattagacaaaaatatgacatgtaaaataagaaaaaaagacaattataaaattgcaaaatttcatacaggcacatatatttataatttttggatttaaaaaatataaaaaagaaaaaattcctTAATCGGGTAACTTGTAAGTTGTGTTTTCTGGACATTTGGGTTATTGGGTTTGTTTGATTCGAAGTACAAACATTTGTATTTGAGCTAACCCAAAGAGGTAAGGGAGAACTGAGCAAATTCTTACGTGACACGAGCGTTGCATGTATGCAATATATGTAGTGGTTTCCTGGTAACCAAAAATCATCTcccaaaatcaaacaaaattcGTCGTATCATGTTTTTCTCATGCACTGTAGTCAGGATCTGTTTGAAACACATTAATGATGGAAGCATAATAAAGTCGTGGAAATGAAACGGCGAAACACATGAATAGAACAGGGAGTACAAGACTCACAATAttcttccatttttttttcttagtccTTGTCTGTGTTCAGGGGCAgatctagcaaaaaaaaaaaatgagtcgGGTATAAGACCGGGTTTTTGCAACttcaaaaaaaactaaatttactgaaattcactaaaaaaacaagaatttaAACAGGGCACAGGCTCTGGCTAGGCCTTTCTCGAGTCCGCCCATGTGTGTTTTTCATGTGGAAAGGGCATTTGTGATTTCCTTTCTGTGGGCTTGTCCGGGCTTTGGGCCTTCTAAACGAGTAGACATGCCTTTTGATCCAAGTGTCCTAGTTACAGaactttttcaaagaaatgCAAACTTTAAAAAGTCAtgcaaagaaagaaataaataaacCATCCAAAGACGCTCTTACCAGATCTACCAAACCGTATACACGTATTGGAGCCTCCTacttaaaaagaaagaaataaaaatgcaGCTTACGATCCCAGTGGATAACTTGCCTCCATGATTGGATCAATAAACATCTATCCAACTTCCAAGTCTTCATTCCAACACCTGGTAACTGTCGATCGTTACTACTAAACAAAACTATATGGAGCAGCGAGTATCTTTCACTCCATCATATCATTCTGCGTTTAGTGGTTGACATGTCCTAATTCTGAGCCGGGTCAAACGCTAATCCAAGTAGTGGAACACCAGTCCTTGTGCAGCTCTACTGCTGTTTGCAGCTCACAACAACATCGTTGAtcctatatataaaaaaaataggtttGATATCGCTAGCTACCAGTGCAAAATCGTCAGAAATGGCTGCAAATGCGCAACCAAACGTGCCTCCAGGTCCGCGCGCGTCAAGCAGGACATGCCGCAGAAAACGTGCAAACAATGCCGTTCGAGCTGACCAATCTCATCGTCTATCTCTTGCAATTTGTTATCATCTTAAGCACATGAATTAGGCACTGATCCTTAACCCAAAACACCGAGCACCTTGATCAAGCAGCGGAATCACTCAAACAACGCAACCAACCTTGATTAGGAGAAGCCATAGTTTGAAGGTCTTGATGGATCCATGTAGAGACGCGACAGGGTACTGTACGTTCGTCACAGCTCCATTGTGGTCATTGTTGGCACGGTCGAGCACTGGCTACATGTCTAGAACTGAACAGACAAGGCGCAGAGGTAATTGGATTTAAAGGCAAGAGATTAAAACGATACTTGGTAACATTACGAGGAATTACTGATCGAAGATTGTGTTGGCGCACAAGGGAGGAGATGCTGCCAGGCCGATGCGtagtttcagagttcagacttCTGCACTTTTTTGCGATCGGGCTTATAGTCCAGTGGCAAACCTCTAAGGGTGGAGGGAGCCGATGGGGGGTTTGAACCTCTGGTCTCGCACGTCCTATTAAAAGTCCTTCAATGAAAATCCTGGAGAAGGGGATCTGTTTTCTTTAAAGAAAAGACTACTGCATTTTCAGTTTTCCTGAACCCAATCAGTGTTGCATTTTCAGCGATTCGTTTTTTGGGACATTCAGTTCTGTCATGCATGGCTAAACGAACGATGTATTCACTTTCATTGGACTTGTATTACATGACTCATGCTCTATTTGCTTGGATTATGTGAAAAAGTTCCTTCCTATCAGTTTGTAAATTATTGGATTTCGTAGTACAGCTTGATTTATGGATTGTAAGAAATAATTTTTAGATTAAGAcggtttattttttcttttgttttttgggCTCGAATTCAAAGCTACAATGGATGTAAAACCACAAACAAAATGCAATGGCTCCAAGAACCGATGCAGCAAAGCTAAACGGAGCGGCAAAGCGCCACAATATTTAATGACAGTCGTAAGAATTAATCATCTCACAAATACAACGTAATTATTAGCGCAAGAACAGCAACAGTTTGCAGAAAAAGATGACAGTCGTAAGAATTGATCACCTCATGTATGGTCAAACATCACACAAATACAACGTAATTATTAGAGCAAGAACAGCAACAGTTTGCAGAAAAAGATTTGGCAAACTTCAATTAAACTCATCGGATCCAAGAGAATCTCCAAAGCAGAGCAGTAATCTTGCACTCCCCGTCTAGCCGCGGCACTGCGTGATGGCGGAGCAGCCGCGGGTGTAGGGGTTGGCCTCCGCGCCGGGCTGGCAGTTGTAGTACGACGCGCCGCGCTGCGTGCACGGGACACGGTCGGCGGACAGCGCGAGGTAGCTGATGTACCCCGCCGACGTGGCGTTGGCGTCCGTGCTCGTGGCGTTGGCGTCCGTGCTCGTGCCGTTGTGGTCGTCCAGCCGCCGCCTGCTGGCCATGCCGCCCAGCCCGAGCTCGTCGCTGTCGTCGCCGATGACGCTGGCGCCCCGGACGACcagctcctcggcgtcggcagCGCGCACGTAGGCCGACGCTGACGCTGCGGCCACGGCGAGCACGGCGACAACGGTGAAGAGGAGCGGAGCGTGCCGTGCCATGGTGGTGGCCGGACGTGCCCGGGGTCTCTCGATTCGAGCTTGTGGACTTGTGGAATGTGAGCACGAACGAGGCGTGGTGTGGCAAGGACGCGCGCGGGGGAGAG
This region includes:
- the LOC133891923 gene encoding probable histone-arginine methyltransferase CARM1 isoform X2; the protein is MASPDVFPNVSFSDVSAAAAAPAADGATAAFGVNAATGGPRLSLVKTGKPEVEPTVEVDLSDGQIFKLGPREWLCVSDESEAKAGVEESFSRAIKVVLRTEAESTAFSLAFQRWKHRVISGKAGESLENGSIIASKSKFDVKIEASSAKMYFHYYGQLLHQQNMLQDFVRTGTYYAAVMENRSDFEGRVVVDVGAGSGILSLFAAQAGARHVYAVEASEMAEHAQRLIFGNPSLGRRITVIKGKVEEVELPEKADILISEPMGTLLVNERMLESYVIARDRFLAPDGKMFPTTGRIHMAPFSDEYLYVEMANKALFWQQHNFFGVDLTPLHSSAFQGYFSQPVVDAFDPRLLISPPTYHTLDFTSMKEEELYEIDIPLSFVASVGTRVHGLACWFDVLFNGSTVQRWLTTAPGTPTTHWYQLRCVLSQPLYVMVGQEITGHLHLVAHSAQSYTIYLTMSAKMWGVGAEQGGILQTSTGKLELKEPYYRLSQPQSYMMPQDQQEQQQLPSLQPQGSEQQMQEGLSPGITIDQVDQDCGLH
- the LOC133893601 gene encoding protein RALF-like 22, translating into MARHAPLLFTVVAVLAVAAASASAYVRAADAEELVVRGASVIGDDSDELGLGGMASRRRLDDHNGTSTDANATSTDANATSAGYISYLALSADRVPCTQRGASYYNCQPGAEANPYTRGCSAITQCRG
- the LOC133891923 gene encoding probable histone-arginine methyltransferase CARM1 isoform X1 — translated: MASPDVFPNVSFSDVSAAAAAPAADGATAAFGVNAATGGPRLSLVKTGKPEVEPTVEVDLSDGQIFKLGPREWLCVSDESEAKAGVEEKSFSRAIKVVLRTEAESTAFSLAFQRWKHRVISGKAGESLENGSIIASKSKFDVKIEASSAKMYFHYYGQLLHQQNMLQDFVRTGTYYAAVMENRSDFEGRVVVDVGAGSGILSLFAAQAGARHVYAVEASEMAEHAQRLIFGNPSLGRRITVIKGKVEEVELPEKADILISEPMGTLLVNERMLESYVIARDRFLAPDGKMFPTTGRIHMAPFSDEYLYVEMANKALFWQQHNFFGVDLTPLHSSAFQGYFSQPVVDAFDPRLLISPPTYHTLDFTSMKEEELYEIDIPLSFVASVGTRVHGLACWFDVLFNGSTVQRWLTTAPGTPTTHWYQLRCVLSQPLYVMVGQEITGHLHLVAHSAQSYTIYLTMSAKMWGVGAEQGGILQTSTGKLELKEPYYRLSQPQSYMMPQDQQEQQQLPSLQPQGSEQQMQEGLSPGITIDQVDQDCGLH